The following are encoded in a window of Verrucomicrobiia bacterium genomic DNA:
- a CDS encoding efflux RND transporter permease subunit has translation MGLPSFSIHRPVLTIMIFVIGILLGVISLTRLPVELYQGGNQGIISIIVRARGGLPPPEVEKSITKPVEEAVATVSHLKNLYSSSREAESRVTLEFDTGTNMNFAALEIREKFSRVKPLLPKEIEKPVIANYDDAQSAVFIFALTSNTLSPEDIRQKVELELKPVVARVDGVASVEVYGGRERKILVEVDRDKLAIYNISIEKIMDILGQANVNLLSGTVDKGKYEFAVRSMGAFENVEEIGELGVQATRQGSIVPLKELATVKDAYMEPEDAARLNLEQNVTVYVKKTSLANTIPVVHNCIRVLDEFKQKNKETLDVVIVSDKAKTIVRAIHDVRDSMFLGIVLTIIMIYVALRQIVLAIIISVAIPCSVIITFAVMGALGFSLNVMTLSGLALAIGIMVDSAVVVMENTFVKKEKGMGDGQAIREAAEEVWLPLLSSLITTCIVFVPITFIDKKIQETYSGFALTVTSSLIISFFVALMLIPVMLMQWGRGRIKVEKREPGQERSGLQRTYAGIMKFNLMFRYPVAAATIALFCLASYNIVTRDIDFPTTLEENEFQVIIFPLAGARLEANDEAVTKVEELIHKVPDVDMISSTVRKDDVRVFVRLKPKEERQYSKEEIMQMIDEKGNELVKEIHDDYSLILDEGASSSEQKKLVVNIFGYENDVLEKLAREFANRMSKVDGLVNVVMTDLRKRPEYSLVIDKGRAAIYGLTVKNVADSVHALVRGMRPTKFHELTNGQEIETITRLQAIYRQKIEDLKLIYIASPKDGHQIPLGEIASFYATTGPQTIDRKDKYRYVFVKGDCKTALETVAKQVQEAVKDVPLPDDYYWRFGGSYEELVGGKSDMNVALILTVALVYMVLACTFESYFLPAILMLSVPMASIGIWLALTIGRKPLSQPVFIGMILLAGYVVNASIMMVDAMKALMAQKGMSRREALIEAGCDRIRPIMMTTTSTILGFVPMAISSSESSNLWSPLAVTVIGGLLSSTILTLFIMPNFILISDDFGVLVRGTFGIAMKTIETAKSLVFAKIMRKNT, from the coding sequence ATGGGGCTTCCGTCATTTTCCATTCACAGGCCGGTGTTGACGATCATGATCTTCGTGATCGGCATCCTGCTGGGCGTGATCTCGCTGACCCGGCTTCCGGTCGAACTCTACCAGGGCGGCAACCAGGGCATTATCAGCATCATCGTGCGCGCGCGCGGCGGCCTGCCTCCGCCGGAGGTCGAAAAGTCCATCACCAAGCCCGTCGAAGAAGCCGTGGCGACAGTCAGCCACCTGAAGAACCTGTACTCCTCCTCGCGTGAAGCCGAATCGCGCGTGACGCTCGAATTCGATACCGGCACGAACATGAACTTCGCGGCTCTGGAAATCCGCGAAAAGTTTTCGCGCGTGAAGCCGCTGCTTCCGAAAGAAATCGAAAAGCCCGTCATCGCCAACTACGACGACGCGCAGTCGGCCGTCTTCATTTTCGCGCTGACCTCCAACACGCTTTCGCCCGAAGACATCCGCCAGAAAGTGGAGCTGGAACTCAAGCCCGTCGTCGCGCGCGTTGACGGTGTGGCCAGCGTGGAAGTCTACGGCGGCCGCGAGCGGAAGATTCTAGTCGAGGTCGACCGCGACAAGCTGGCCATCTACAACATCTCGATCGAGAAGATCATGGACATCCTGGGGCAGGCGAACGTGAACCTGCTTTCCGGCACCGTGGACAAAGGCAAATACGAATTCGCGGTGCGCAGCATGGGCGCTTTCGAGAATGTGGAAGAAATCGGTGAGCTCGGCGTGCAGGCCACGCGCCAGGGATCCATCGTGCCCTTGAAAGAACTGGCCACGGTGAAAGACGCGTACATGGAACCGGAAGACGCGGCGCGCCTCAACCTCGAGCAGAATGTGACGGTCTACGTCAAGAAGACCAGCCTTGCCAACACCATCCCCGTCGTGCACAACTGCATCCGCGTGCTCGATGAATTCAAGCAGAAGAACAAAGAGACGCTCGACGTCGTCATCGTTTCCGACAAAGCCAAGACGATCGTGCGCGCGATCCATGACGTCCGCGACTCCATGTTCCTTGGCATCGTGTTGACGATCATCATGATCTACGTGGCGCTGCGGCAAATCGTCCTCGCGATCATCATTTCCGTCGCGATCCCGTGCTCGGTGATCATCACGTTTGCCGTCATGGGCGCGCTCGGTTTCAGCTTGAACGTCATGACGCTTTCCGGCCTCGCGCTCGCCATCGGCATCATGGTCGACAGCGCGGTCGTCGTCATGGAAAACACGTTCGTGAAAAAAGAAAAAGGAATGGGCGACGGGCAGGCCATACGCGAAGCCGCCGAAGAAGTGTGGCTGCCTCTTTTGTCGTCGCTCATCACGACCTGCATCGTGTTCGTGCCGATCACCTTCATCGACAAGAAAATCCAGGAGACCTATTCCGGTTTCGCGCTCACGGTGACGTCGTCGCTCATCATTTCCTTTTTCGTGGCGCTCATGCTGATTCCCGTCATGCTCATGCAATGGGGGCGTGGACGCATCAAAGTCGAGAAGAGGGAGCCCGGCCAGGAGCGCAGCGGCCTGCAGCGTACGTATGCGGGCATCATGAAGTTTAATCTCATGTTCCGTTATCCGGTGGCCGCCGCGACGATTGCGCTGTTCTGTCTGGCCAGCTACAACATCGTCACGCGCGATATCGACTTTCCCACGACGCTCGAAGAAAACGAATTCCAGGTCATCATCTTTCCGCTGGCCGGAGCGCGCCTGGAGGCCAACGACGAGGCCGTAACCAAGGTGGAAGAGCTCATCCACAAGGTCCCGGACGTGGACATGATCTCGTCCACGGTGAGAAAGGACGACGTCCGCGTTTTCGTCCGGCTGAAGCCCAAGGAAGAAAGGCAGTATTCGAAAGAAGAAATCATGCAGATGATCGACGAGAAAGGCAATGAACTGGTCAAGGAGATCCACGACGATTACAGTTTGATTCTGGACGAAGGCGCGTCGTCTTCCGAGCAGAAAAAACTGGTCGTGAACATCTTCGGCTACGAGAACGACGTGCTGGAAAAGCTGGCGCGCGAATTCGCCAACCGCATGTCGAAGGTGGACGGCCTGGTCAACGTGGTCATGACCGACCTGCGCAAACGCCCGGAATATTCGCTGGTGATCGACAAGGGACGCGCGGCCATCTACGGGCTGACCGTGAAAAATGTGGCGGATTCGGTTCATGCCCTTGTCCGCGGCATGCGGCCCACTAAATTTCACGAACTGACCAACGGCCAGGAGATCGAGACCATCACGCGCCTGCAGGCCATCTACCGGCAAAAGATCGAAGACCTGAAGCTGATCTACATTGCGAGTCCCAAAGACGGCCATCAGATTCCGCTGGGCGAGATCGCGTCTTTTTACGCGACGACCGGGCCTCAGACCATCGACCGCAAAGACAAATACCGCTACGTGTTCGTGAAAGGGGACTGCAAAACGGCGCTCGAAACTGTGGCCAAGCAGGTCCAGGAAGCCGTCAAAGATGTGCCGCTGCCGGACGATTATTATTGGAGGTTCGGCGGCAGCTATGAAGAGCTGGTCGGAGGAAAGTCGGACATGAACGTCGCGCTCATTCTCACGGTGGCGCTTGTCTACATGGTGCTGGCCTGCACCTTTGAGAGTTATTTTTTGCCCGCGATCCTCATGCTCTCGGTCCCGATGGCGAGTATCGGCATCTGGCTCGCGCTCACGATCGGGAGAAAGCCGCTCAGCCAGCCGGTGTTCATCGGCATGATTCTTCTGGCGGGGTACGTGGTCAATGCTTCCATTATGATGGTCGATGCCATGAAGGCGCTCATGGCGCAAAAAGGAATGTCGCGCAGGGAAGCGCTCATCGAAGCGGGCTGCGACCGCATCCGCCCGATCATGATGACAACGACGTCCACGATCCTGGGGTTCGTTCCCATGGCGATCAGTTCGAGCGAATCGAGCAATCTCTGGTCGCCGCTGGCCGTCACCGTGATCGGCGGGCTGCTCAGCTCGACCATCCTGACGCTTTTCATCATGCCTAATTTTATTTTAATTTCTGACGACTTCGGCGTGCTCGTGAGAGGGACTTTTGGAATCGCGATGAAGACGATCGAGACCGCGAAGAGCCTTGTGTTTGCGAAAATCATGAGAAAAAATACCTAA
- the tuf gene encoding elongation factor Tu produces the protein MAKDKFERSKPHVNVGTIGHVDHGKTTLTCALTKVLAAKGMAEVKEYADIAKGGTVRDASKIVTIAVSHVEYSSDKRHYAHVDCPGHADYIKNMITGAAQMDGAILVVSAVDGPMPQTREHILLARQVGVPAIVVFLNKIDLVDDTELLDLVELEVRELLNKYQFPGDSIPVIRGSSLPAVQNPTDEKANACIMALVKALDDSIPEPKRDIDKPFLMSVEDVFSISGRGTVGTGRVERGRVKVGEDVEIIGLREASMKSTVTGIEMFRKLLDEGVAGDNLGVLLRGVEKEQLERGMVIAKPGSVKPHKKFKASIYVLSKEEGGRHTPFFNGYRPQFYFRTTDVTGIVKLPAGTEMVMPGDNVNVEAELIMPVAMEKELRFAVREGGKTVGAGVVSEILD, from the coding sequence ATGGCAAAGGATAAATTCGAGAGATCTAAACCGCACGTGAACGTCGGAACCATTGGACACGTTGACCATGGTAAAACGACCCTTACCTGCGCTCTGACCAAAGTGCTTGCCGCTAAAGGTATGGCCGAAGTGAAAGAATATGCGGACATTGCCAAGGGCGGAACGGTCCGCGATGCTTCGAAAATCGTGACCATCGCCGTTTCCCACGTGGAATATTCCTCCGACAAGCGCCATTATGCGCACGTCGACTGCCCGGGACACGCCGACTACATTAAGAACATGATCACCGGCGCCGCGCAGATGGACGGCGCTATTCTCGTGGTATCGGCCGTTGACGGCCCGATGCCGCAGACTCGCGAGCATATTCTCCTCGCCCGCCAGGTCGGTGTTCCCGCCATTGTCGTTTTCCTCAACAAGATTGACCTCGTCGATGATACAGAACTTCTGGACCTCGTCGAACTCGAAGTCCGCGAGCTTCTGAACAAGTACCAGTTCCCCGGTGACTCGATTCCCGTCATCCGCGGCTCCAGCCTTCCGGCTGTCCAGAATCCGACGGATGAGAAGGCCAATGCCTGCATCATGGCCCTTGTGAAGGCCCTCGACGACAGCATTCCCGAACCCAAGCGTGACATCGATAAGCCCTTCCTGATGTCGGTCGAAGACGTGTTCTCGATCTCCGGCCGTGGTACGGTCGGTACGGGCCGTGTCGAACGCGGCCGTGTGAAGGTCGGCGAAGACGTCGAAATCATCGGTCTGCGTGAAGCGTCGATGAAGTCGACCGTCACGGGTATCGAAATGTTCCGCAAGCTGCTCGATGAAGGCGTCGCCGGCGACAACCTCGGCGTGCTCCTCCGCGGCGTGGAAAAAGAACAGCTCGAACGCGGCATGGTCATTGCGAAGCCGGGTTCCGTGAAGCCGCACAAGAAGTTCAAGGCTTCCATTTACGTGTTGAGCAAGGAAGAAGGCGGACGTCATACACCGTTTTTCAACGGTTACCGCCCCCAGTTTTATTTTCGTACAACCGACGTCACCGGTATCGTGAAGCTCCCTGCTGGCACCGAAATGGTCATGCCGGGCGATAACGTTAACGTTGAAGCCGAGTTGATCATGCCGGTCGCCATGGAAAAGGAACTGCGCTTCGCTGTTCGCGAAGGCGGCAAGACCGTGGGCGCCGGTGTCGTCAGTGAGATCTTAGATTAA
- the secE gene encoding preprotein translocase subunit SecE: MFGKVGNFVQETRQELNKVTWPSRSELIQATVVVIITTFIMALYIGVIDFFLSSFMRLLAR; the protein is encoded by the coding sequence ATGTTCGGCAAAGTCGGCAATTTCGTCCAGGAAACAAGACAAGAGCTCAATAAAGTCACGTGGCCTAGCCGCTCCGAACTGATCCAGGCCACCGTGGTCGTTATCATTACGACCTTTATCATGGCTCTCTACATCGGCGTGATCGATTTTTTTCTTTCCAGTTTCATGAGGCTCTTGGCTAGGTGA
- the nusG gene encoding transcription termination/antitermination protein NusG: MAEAKWYVVHTQTGVEARVKASLEARAETSGMKKFIHQVLIPTEKVSEVKEGKKRISERKFFPGYILIQMELNDDSWYLVRNTPGISGFVGSGKTPLPLSEHDVDQILRQQEEKTSKPKPKVDFALGENVRVKEGSFANFNGTIEEVNPNRGKLRVSVNIFGRATPVELEYWQVEKI, from the coding sequence GTGGCAGAAGCAAAATGGTATGTAGTGCACACCCAGACCGGCGTTGAGGCGCGGGTGAAGGCTTCCCTGGAAGCCAGGGCGGAAACCTCGGGGATGAAGAAGTTCATCCATCAGGTCCTGATTCCGACGGAAAAGGTCAGCGAAGTCAAGGAAGGGAAGAAGCGCATCAGCGAGCGCAAATTTTTCCCCGGCTACATCCTGATTCAGATGGAGCTAAATGACGACAGCTGGTATCTCGTGCGCAATACCCCGGGCATTTCCGGGTTTGTGGGCTCCGGCAAGACGCCGCTGCCGCTTTCCGAGCATGACGTGGATCAGATCCTCCGTCAGCAGGAAGAAAAGACTTCGAAGCCGAAGCCGAAAGTCGATTTCGCGCTCGGCGAGAACGTGCGGGTCAAAGAAGGCTCGTTCGCGAATTTTAACGGCACCATCGAAGAAGTGAATCCTAACCGCGGCAAACTTCGCGTATCGGTCAATATTTTCGGCCGGGCAACGCCCGTCGAGCTGGAATATTGGCAGGTCGAAAAAATCTAG
- the rplK gene encoding 50S ribosomal protein L11: MAKEVTAKIKLQVTGGQANPAPPIGPALGQHGVNIMEFCKQFNERTKDKQGTVLPVVITVYKDKSFTFILKSPPVAVALKKAAGLAKASSEPGRNIIGKVTREDVLTIARGKMADLNTAKIESAVRIVEGTARSMGLQVVDKK; encoded by the coding sequence ATGGCAAAGGAAGTCACAGCGAAAATCAAGTTGCAGGTTACGGGCGGCCAGGCCAACCCCGCGCCCCCGATCGGTCCCGCGCTCGGCCAGCACGGCGTTAACATCATGGAATTCTGCAAGCAGTTCAACGAGCGCACGAAGGACAAGCAGGGCACGGTCCTTCCCGTTGTCATCACCGTCTATAAAGACAAATCGTTCACTTTCATTCTCAAGTCGCCTCCGGTTGCCGTGGCGCTCAAAAAGGCCGCGGGCCTTGCGAAGGCCTCGTCGGAACCGGGACGCAACATCATCGGTAAAGTCACGCGTGAGGATGTGCTCACGATCGCGCGCGGCAAAATGGCCGACCTCAACACGGCGAAGATCGAATCCGCCGTCAGGATTGTCGAAGGCACGGCCCGCAGCATGGGCCTGCAGGTCGTCGACAAGAAATAA
- the rplA gene encoding 50S ribosomal protein L1 — translation MPNKRSKRYQVRAKVAERGVQYNLEDAVGRLKKVPPAKFDETVSLNFQLGIKPDQNDQQIRGAVSLPHGSGKDVRVVVFCKGEEARKAEAAGASVVGAEDLVQKVLGGWLDFDAVVAHPDMMREVSKLGRVLGPRGLMPTPKTGTVTPDVGRAVKELKTGRVEFKNDKTAGVHVVCGKLSFSEDALKENIRAVVKAIRDAKPATSKGEYLKAVNVAPTHGPGLRLVTGSL, via the coding sequence GTGCCGAACAAGAGAAGCAAACGTTATCAGGTCAGGGCGAAGGTCGCCGAGCGCGGCGTGCAGTATAACCTCGAAGACGCGGTGGGCCGCCTGAAAAAGGTGCCGCCCGCGAAGTTCGACGAAACCGTCTCCCTGAATTTCCAGCTCGGCATCAAGCCGGACCAGAACGACCAGCAGATCCGCGGCGCGGTGAGCCTGCCGCACGGCTCGGGCAAAGACGTCCGCGTCGTCGTGTTCTGCAAGGGCGAAGAGGCGCGCAAGGCGGAAGCCGCCGGCGCTTCGGTGGTCGGCGCGGAAGACCTCGTTCAGAAAGTTCTCGGCGGCTGGCTGGATTTCGACGCCGTCGTCGCGCACCCGGACATGATGCGTGAAGTTTCCAAGCTCGGCCGCGTGCTTGGACCCCGCGGCCTCATGCCGACGCCGAAGACCGGCACCGTGACGCCGGATGTCGGCCGCGCCGTGAAAGAACTCAAGACCGGCCGCGTGGAATTCAAGAACGACAAGACCGCCGGCGTGCATGTTGTTTGCGGCAAGCTTTCGTTTTCCGAAGATGCTCTGAAAGAAAATATCCGTGCCGTGGTCAAGGCCATCCGTGATGCGAAGCCGGCCACGAGCAAAGGCGAATATCTCAAGGCGGTGAACGTGGCCCCGACTCATGGCCCGGGTCTCCGCCTGGTAACCGGATCTCTGTGA
- the rplJ gene encoding 50S ribosomal protein L10, which produces MPSVVKELMMKEMKQGFEKNSYAFVSSLGKVTVADIADYRRSIEKVASRSLMVKHTFARKIFQEMKYEGAEKLLNGSVLVTFGNKDPQVISKAIVDFCKTNNKFNAAGVIFESKVYDQEFMKQLAALPSRKELLTQVVVRVKSPISGFVMTLSAVMRGFVVALNEVKKKREAAPAAA; this is translated from the coding sequence ATGCCATCCGTCGTGAAAGAGCTGATGATGAAGGAAATGAAGCAGGGATTCGAGAAGAATTCTTATGCTTTCGTTTCCAGCCTGGGAAAAGTGACCGTCGCCGACATCGCGGATTACCGCCGCAGCATCGAAAAGGTGGCGAGCCGTTCTTTGATGGTCAAGCACACGTTCGCCCGCAAGATTTTCCAGGAAATGAAGTACGAAGGGGCGGAAAAACTTTTGAATGGCTCTGTCCTGGTGACTTTTGGAAATAAGGACCCGCAGGTTATTTCCAAGGCCATCGTGGATTTCTGCAAGACGAACAACAAGTTCAATGCAGCCGGGGTCATTTTTGAAAGCAAAGTCTACGATCAGGAATTCATGAAGCAGCTTGCCGCGCTGCCTTCGCGCAAAGAACTTTTGACGCAGGTCGTTGTTCGCGTCAAATCGCCGATTTCGGGATTCGTGATGACGCTTTCGGCCGTGATGCGCGGTTTCGTCGTGGCGCTGAATGAAGTGAAGAAAAAGCGGGAAGCAGCGCCGGCGGCGGCGTAA
- the rplL gene encoding 50S ribosomal protein L7/L12, translated as MSDQAVQEVEAKEKKAGVNVSEKLQGVLKTIEELTVLELADLVRALEEKFGVSAAAAVAVAAPAGGGGAAAGGAAAAEEKEDYTVILKDGGAKKIQVIKEIRALTNLGLKEAKDLVEGAPKTVKEGVKKDEAEKIKKILEEQGAKVELK; from the coding sequence ATGTCAGATCAAGCGGTTCAGGAAGTAGAAGCGAAAGAAAAGAAAGCGGGTGTCAACGTGTCTGAGAAACTGCAGGGTGTGCTCAAAACGATCGAAGAGCTGACGGTGCTCGAGCTCGCGGACCTCGTCCGTGCCCTTGAAGAGAAGTTTGGCGTCAGTGCGGCGGCGGCGGTTGCTGTTGCGGCTCCGGCTGGGGGCGGCGGTGCGGCGGCTGGCGGTGCGGCGGCGGCTGAAGAGAAGGAAGATTACACGGTCATTCTTAAGGACGGCGGAGCGAAGAAGATCCAGGTCATTAAGGAAATCCGTGCTCTTACCAATCTCGGTCTGAAAGAAGCCAAGGATCTCGTCGAAGGCGCGCCGAAGACGGTTAAGGAAGGCGTGAAGAAGGACGAGGCCGAAAAGATTAAGAAAATTCTCGAAGAACAGGGTGCGAAGGTTGAGCTTAAGTAA